In Bradyrhizobium sp. CCBAU 051011, the following are encoded in one genomic region:
- a CDS encoding DUF3618 domain-containing protein, with amino-acid sequence MTRSVEELRRDSEQSRTELAATVDRLREQIADTAEDIRYKVSPEHIKAEVSGFISHKTHSWLDALKQQAMDNPMQAIAAGTAIAVPALRLVRGFPLPLLMIGAGLALTSKTVRDRAAEAAEPAIEKVREAMDETVERAQSLRDGMKNAMSHAERQAVGMADEAQQTAGEMADAASGMTGDLKDRATQAADAMTNKVRSGMDAATEMAKERMERVRSTATNAPATASKVIRDNAALIGGLGVAIGAILAASLPSTTAEARVVGRASDRVKRAAGSAAQSGFEAGKDAVFSAAEAAAKTISDADLGEHASRITEGVTERLKEVADDVVTTAFDPSRNPNS; translated from the coding sequence ATGACACGATCCGTAGAGGAGCTACGACGGGATTCCGAGCAGAGCCGTACAGAGCTTGCGGCAACCGTCGACAGGTTGAGGGAACAGATTGCCGATACGGCAGAAGACATCCGCTACAAGGTCTCGCCGGAGCACATCAAGGCCGAGGTATCCGGCTTCATCAGTCACAAGACCCATAGCTGGCTGGATGCGCTGAAGCAGCAGGCCATGGACAATCCGATGCAGGCGATCGCCGCCGGCACAGCGATTGCCGTCCCCGCGCTACGCCTGGTTCGCGGTTTCCCATTGCCGCTCCTGATGATCGGCGCTGGCCTTGCGCTGACCTCGAAGACCGTCCGCGATCGCGCTGCGGAGGCAGCGGAGCCTGCCATTGAGAAGGTGAGGGAGGCCATGGACGAGACGGTGGAGCGCGCGCAGTCCCTCCGTGATGGCATGAAGAACGCGATGTCACACGCGGAGCGTCAGGCCGTCGGCATGGCCGATGAGGCGCAGCAAACCGCGGGCGAAATGGCAGATGCGGCGAGCGGAATGACTGGTGACCTGAAGGATCGCGCGACGCAGGCTGCCGATGCCATGACTAACAAGGTCAGGTCCGGCATGGATGCCGCCACCGAAATGGCAAAGGAGAGAATGGAGCGCGTTCGATCCACGGCGACGAATGCTCCGGCGACGGCGAGCAAGGTGATCCGGGACAACGCCGCATTGATCGGCGGGCTGGGGGTTGCGATCGGCGCGATCCTTGCCGCTTCCCTCCCGAGCACCACGGCCGAGGCCCGCGTGGTCGGTAGAGCGAGCGATCGGGTCAAGCGCGCTGCCGGCTCTGCCGCGCAATCCGGATTCGAGGCCGGCAAAGACGCGGTGTTCTCAGCTGCCGAAGCTGCAGCAAAAACTATCTCCGACGCCGACCTCGGTGAACACGCCAGCCGCATCACCGAAGGCGTAACCGAAAGACTCAAAGAAGTGGCCGACGATGTCGTGACAACGGCCTTCGATCCTTCCCGAAACCCGAACAGCTAA